A region of Saccharomyces kudriavzevii IFO 1802 strain IFO1802 genome assembly, chromosome: 14 DNA encodes the following proteins:
- the BUD17 gene encoding putative pyridoxal kinase BUD17 (similar to Saccharomyces cerevisiae BUD17 (YNR027W); ancestral locus Anc_6.334) — MTSTLHRTKKVLSIQSHVIHGYVGNKAATFPLQYRGWDVDVLNTVQFSNHPGYAHFTGFKCSTEELVEIVEKGLIGALGIKYDAVLTGYFPNVQALQKMAGIVGQMCDEDENVQWVLDPVLGDNGRLYVDEKCVAVYRDILQSSKIFLATPNQFEMELLVGMPVRTLEDTKRAFELFHERYPRVTRVVVTSLELSEFSNDNVYVVAGFDSSLGDEVFFYKIPKINATFSGSGDLITAMLTDSLLNDHGRTQQPLSTSLGQALWLVTSILQKTYDLNVANQGPHDSAISIKDLKLIQSRDILKQDPVPSMGKPDTINI; from the coding sequence ATGACTAGTACACTACACAGAACAAAGAAAGTGCTCTCCATCCAATCGCATGTCATTCACGGCTACGTGGGGAATAAAGCCGCTACATTCCCACTTCAGTACAGAGGTTGGGACGTGGACGTACTAAACACGGTTCAGTTTTCCAACCATCCAGGTTACGCTCACTTCACTGGGTTCAAGTGCAGCACGGAGGAGCTGGTAGAAATTGTAGAGAAAGGATTGATCGGGGCGCTTGGTATCAAGTATGATGCCGTACTCACTGGCTATTTTCCCAATGTACAAGCCCTGCAGAAAATGGCAGGAATAGTGGGACAAATGTGTGACGAGGACGAAAATGTCCAGTGGGTCTTGGACCCTGTGCTGGGTGACAACGGAAGACTATACGTGGATGAAAAATGTGTTGCAGTGTACCGAGACATTCTACAAAGCTCTAAGATCTTCCTAGCAACACCAAACCAGTTCGAGATGGAATTACTTGTGGGAATGCCAGTCCGTACATTAGAAGATACTAAGCGCGCTTTTGAACTCTTCCATGAAAGGTACCCTCGAGTGACTCGAGTAGTTGTTACCAGCCTGGAATTGTCTGAATTCTCGAACGATAACGTGTACGTGGTAGCAGGGTTTGATTCCTCTCTTGGTGACGAAGTATTCTTTTACAAAATTCCCAAGATCAACGCAACGTTTAGTGGCAGCGGCGACTTGATCACCGCTATGCTCACTGACTCGTTGCTGAACGATCACGGCCGCACCCAGCAACCACTGAGCACGTCCCTGGGTCAAGCTTTGTGGCTCGTAACCAGTATTCTACAGAAGACGTACGATTTGAACGTCGCTAACCAAGGTCCACACGATTCGGCTATAAGCATCAAAGATTTAAAGCTTATCCAGTCCAGAGACATTTTGAAACAAGATCCGGTACCATCAATGGGCAAACCAGACACCATAAATATATAA
- the ZNG1 gene encoding GTP-dependent zinc transferase (similar to Saccharomyces cerevisiae YNR029C; ancestral locus Anc_6.337): MSALRNIKFNQEEDGELPSLVTGEEDNLQEILKNVSYDGGNIVSDAKVERVNKQVENVSNDMTNLLKRKRIPVSIITGYLGSGKSTLLEKIALKGADRKIAVILNEFGDSSEIEKAMTIKNGSSTYQEWLDLGNGCLCCSLKNVGVKAIEDMVERSPGKIDYILLETSGIADPAPIAKMFWQDEGLNSSVYIDGIITVLDCEHILKCLDDVSIDAHWHGDKVGLKGNLTIAHFQLAMADRIIMNKYDNIENSPEMIKHLKDRVREINSIAPMYFTKYSETSIDNLLDIHAYDSMRISDILDSNAGDGTIHDHRMGTVMLTFRPLKNEEEYNEKFIKQFLQPLLWKNFGAMTVLEGDSRDSECDWEVQRTKGLIIIEGKNPTARVIQGVRDTYDIFPGEYNEARKECKIVLIGKYLEKVSIEKLLHRTIK; encoded by the coding sequence ATGTCTGCATTGAGGAACATCAAGTTCAATCAAGAGGAAGACGGGGAACTGCCCAGCCTTGTGACAGGTGAAGAGGACAATTTACaggaaattttgaaaaatgtttcgTATGATGGTGGAAATATTGTCAGTGACGCCAAAGTGGAGAGAGTGAACAAACAGGTCGAAAATGTTTCTAATGATATGACGAATTTACTGAAGAGGAAGCGTATTCCCGTGAGCATTATTACTGGTTATCTAGGATCGGGGAAGTCAACgttattggaaaaaattgcgCTAAAGGGTGCAGATAGAAAAATTGCTGTAATTCTGAATGAATTTGGAGATTCTAGTgagattgaaaaagctATGACCATCAAGAACGGATCCTCCACTTATCAAGAATGGCTGGATTTAGGAAATGGGTGTTTATGTTGCTCACTGAAAAATGTAGGTGTTAAAGCTATCGAAGATATGGTGGAACGATCGCCTGGTAAGATCGATTACATTCTTTTAGAGACATCTGGTATTGCAGATCCTGCTCCGATTGCCAAGATGTTCTGGCAAGATGAAGGTCTGAATAGTAGCGTTTATATTGATGGGATTATAACCGTTCTGGACTGTGAACATATATTAAAGTGTCTAGATGACGTTTCCATTGACGCTCACTGGCATGGTGATAAAGTCGGTTTGAAAGGAAATCTGACTATTGCGCACTTCCAATTGGCTATGGCTGATCGAATTATAATGAACAAATACGATAATATCGAGAATTCACCCGAAATGATCAAGCATTTGAAGGATAGGGTACGGGAGATCAACTCCATTGCACCAATGTACTTCACGAAGTACAGCGAGACTTCGATTGACAATTTGCTGGATATTCATGCGTATGACAGTATGCGAATATCGGACATCTTAGATAGCAATGCGGGGGATGGGACAATCCATGACCATCGAATGGGCACAGTAATGCTTACTTTTAGACCTTTGAAAAACGAAGAGGAGTATAATGAAAAGTTTATCAAGCAGTTCTTGCAGCCTTTGTTATGGAAGAATTTCGGGGCGATGACGGTGTTAGAAGGCGATTCCCGGGATAGCGAGTGTGATTGGGAAGTGCAAAGGACTAAAGGTCTGATAATAATAGAAGGTAAAAACCCTACTGCACGTGTAATTCAGGGCGTCCGCGATACCTATGATATCTTTCCAGGTGAATATAACGAAGCCCGAAAGGAGTGTAAGATTGTTCTAATTGGGAAGTACCTGGAGAAGGTTTCCATAGAGAAACTGCTACACAGAAcaataaaataa
- the CPR8 gene encoding peptidylprolyl isomerase family protein CPR8 (similar to Saccharomyces cerevisiae CPR4 (YCR069W) and CPR8 (YNR028W); ancestral locus Anc_6.336) encodes MKSISLYICAALMFACTLALPVDNRRVSSDSLDLEKKYAPNPPATHSIILVVMFTDPENSEVTTQKMTIDLYGTMVPRTVMDFSQYAGSMKGRIRSRQRGSQERDFDKILPNGAIRGGPISPTSAEEAGNLASLFEENHSLTHDRPGRVSMIKGDAGSKFIIGTSDTSYEGDSVVFGQVISGLKVLMDKLANVETDEDGRPDHPITIAYISSNKNNDMDPKKAHEQYLQRLSDYQNGDLEKGVTLKNYLYRSNERKLEDIRYNQLHHPLPRIVLGISILMVLYVLAKYRKKIFSKSSSKIVSIRED; translated from the coding sequence ATGAAGAGCATTTCCCTCTATATTTGTGCGGCACTGATGTTTGCGTGCACACTGGCATTACCTGTGGATAATAGAAGGGTGTCTTCTGACTCCTTGGAtctggagaaaaaatatgctCCAAATCCACCTGCTACGCATAGCATTATACTCGTAGTCATGTTCACGGATCCTGAGAATTCTGAAGTTACAACACAGAAAATGACAATAGATTTATACGGGACCATGGTTCCCAGGACGGTAATGGATTTCTCGCAATATGCTGGCAGTATGAAAGGTCGTATTAGATCGCGCCAGAGAGGATCACAAGAGCGTGATTTTGACAAGATTCTACCGAATGGAGCCATCCGGGGTGGCCCTATCTCTCCTACCTCTGCTGAAGAAGCGGGAAATTTGGCTTCCCTCTTTGAAGAGAACCACAGTTTGACTCATGATAGACCAGGCAGGGTTTCTATGATCAAAGGTGATGCGGGTTCCAAGTTTATAATTGGAACCAGTGACACGTCGTATGAAGGTGATAGTGTTGTCTTCGGGCAAGTAATTTCTGGATTGAAGGTTTTGATGGACAAATTAGCTAATGTGGAAACGGATGAAGATGGCAGGCCCGACCACCCAATCACGATAGCCTACATTTCATCGAATAAGAATAATGACATGGACCCGAAGAAAGCCCATGAACAGTATTTACAAAGACTCTCAGATTATCAAAACGGTGATTTGGAGAAAGGTGTCACTTTAAAAAACTATCTTTACCGGTCTAACGAAAGGAAATTAGAAGATATAAGATACAATCAGCTTCACCATCCTTTGCCCAGAATTGTGCTTGGTATCTCAATATTAATGGTCTTGTATGTTTTGGCCAAGTacaggaagaaaatattcagTAAATCATCATCCAAAATAGTTTCTATTAGAGAGGATTGA
- the ALG12 gene encoding dolichyl-P-Man:Man(7)GlcNAc(2)-PP-dolichol alpha-1,6-mannosyltransferase (similar to Saccharomyces cerevisiae ALG12 (YNR030W); ancestral locus Anc_6.338): MRWSVLDTALLAVISFHLIKAPFTKVEESFNIQAIHDILTYSIFDISQYDHLRFPGVVPRTFVGAVIIAMLSRPYLYISSLLQTARPTSIDVQLVVRAVVGLTNGLSFIYLKNALQDMFDKVTKEQKEKNEEKDICIYDSAGSWFLLFLISSFHLMFYSTRTLPNFIMTLPLTNVALSWVLLGRYNAAIFLSAFVAIVFRLEVSALSVGIALSCVIFKKTTLVDAIKFGIFGLGLGSAIGITVDSYFWQEWCLPEVDGFLFNVVAGYASKWGVEPVTAYFTHYLRMMFMPPTVLLLNYFGYKLAPTKLKIVSLASLFHVIILSFQPHKEWRFIIYAVPSILLLGATGAAHLWENMKIKKVTNVLFLTILPLSILTSFLISMGFLYISKLNYPGGEALASFNDMIVENDITNVTVHVSIPPCMTGVTLFGELNYDVYGVNYDKTENSTVLRDMWPTFDFLITHEPTAVQLPFENMTTDHWELIGTTKMFTGFDPKYITDFVFQERANVFSLLKQIIFDKTPAVFLKELTANSIVKNDVFFTYKRIKQDERTN, translated from the coding sequence ATGCGTTGGTCTGTTCTCGATACAGCGTTACTAGCTGTAATTTCCTTCCATCTAATTAAGGCTCCATTCACCAAAGTCGAAGAAAGTTTTAATATCCAAGCCATTCATGACATTCTAACCTACAGTATATTTGACATTTCGCAATATGACCACTTGAGATTTCCTGGTGTAGTCCCAAGAACATTCGTTGGTGCTGTGATTATTGCAATGCTTTCCAGACCTTATCTTTACATCAGTTCTCTGTTGCAGACCGCCAGGCCCACTTCCATAGACGTCCAGTTAGTCGTTAGAGCTGTTGTAGGCCTTACCAATGGACtttctttcatttatttgaagaatgcTCTACAGGATATGTTTGACAAGGTTACGAAAGagcaaaaggaaaaaaatgaggaaaaggACATATGCATTTATGATAGTGCTGGTTCATGGttccttttatttttaattaGTAGTTTCCATCTGATGTTCTACAGCACTAGAACTTTGCCCAATTTTATCATGACCTTACCTTTAACTAATGTTGCTTTGAGTTGGGTTTTGTTGGGTCGTTATAATGCTGCTATATTTCTATCCGCATTTGTTGCAATTGTATTTAGATTGGAAGTTTCAGCTTTGAGTGTCGGTATCGCTTTATCTTGTGttatattcaagaaaaccaCCCTAGTCGATGCAATTAAATTCGGTATCTTTGGCTTAGGACTCGGTTCCGCAATTGGCATTACCGTTGATTCATATTTCTGGCAAGAATGGTGTCTACCCGAGGTGGACGGATTTTTGTTCAACGTTGTGGCAGGATATGCTTCCAAATGGGGCGTTGAACCGGTAACTGCTTATTTCACACACTACTTGAGGATGATGTTTATGCCGCCAACTGTTTTATTATTAAACTACTTCGGCTATAAGCTGGCCCCTACCAAACTAAAGATTGTTTCATTAGCATCCCTTTTCCACGTTATCATCCTATCCTTCCAACCTCACAAAGAATGGAGATTTATTATCTACGCTGTCCCCTCCATCTTGTTGTTAGGTGCCACAGGGGCCGCACATCTATGggaaaatatgaaaataaaaaaggtCACTAATGTTCTATTCTTGACAATATTGCCCTTGTCCATAttaacttcttttcttatttcaaTGGGATTCCtatatatttcaaaattgaattATCCAGGTGGTGAGGCTTTAGCTTCCTTCAATGACATGATTGTAGAAAACGATATTACAAATGTTACTGTCCACGTCAGCATACCTCCTTGTATGACAGGTGTTACTTTATTTGGTGAATTAAACTATGATGTGTATGGTGTCAATTACGATAAGACTGAAAACTCCACAGTGTTGAGGGACATGTGGCCaacttttgatttcttaaTCACTCATGAACCGACTGCAGTTCAATTACCATTCGAAAATATGACCACAGATCATTGGGAACTCATTGGCACAACCAAAATGTTCACTGGGTTTGATCCAAAATACATTACCGACTTCGTTTTCCAGGAAAGGGCCAATGTTTTCTCCCTTCTTAAACAAATCATTTTCGACAAGACTCCTGCtgttttcttgaaggaaTTGACTGCCAATTCGATTGTGAAAAACGATGTCTTTTTCACCTACAAGAGAATCAAACAAGATGAAAGAACAAATTAA